GCAGAAGGGTCAGCTGGtatgacagagttccaggttggtcagcaatttcaggataaagaggatgccctgttaagtgtgaagacttacagcatccaccgaggggtacagtacaaggttgtGGAGTTTGATTATCGCCGTTATGTtggcaagtgttctgagttcgggaatgggtgcacatggttgattcggcttAGTCTCCGGCAGCgtaagggcatttgggaggtcaaacggtacaatggaccgCATACTTGTCAGGCCAGTTCTATCTCCAGCGAtcacaggagtttggattatcatgtgatatcggcattcattatgccaatggttagagctgatgcattcgtcagcatcaaggtgctcctaaatgcgATGGGCTCACACTTTGGGTTCAGGCCTACGTACAGGAGGGTCTGGTTGGCCAAGCAGAAGGCTGTTGCCGTCATttatggtgactgggatgagtcgtacaacgagctcccAAGGTGGGTGTTAGGAGTGCAAGTGACCATGCCTGGTTCTGTTGCAGTTCTTCGGACTAGCCCTATTCGAGTTGAGGGAAAGCTGGATAAGTCTCAGGCATATTTTCACAGACTGTTCTGGACTTTTCCACCGTGTATCGAGGCATTTCGTCATTGCAAGCCGTTGGTGAGTATTGATGGCACCCACCTATATGGCAAGTATGGGGGTACATTACTTGTTGCGATTGCACaagacgggaactccaacatactccctGTTGTATTTGCACTAgtcgagggtgagaatgctgagtcgtgGTCATTCTTTCTTTCCCACCTCCGTTAGCATGTAACACCACAGCCGGGTCTGCTCGTTATTTCTGACAGGCATAACGGTATCAAGGCCGCGCTTGAGGCTCCCGACGGGGGCTGGCTACCTCCGGCTGCATACCGGGCTttctgcattcgacacgtagCAGCAAATTTTGCCCTCACCTTCAAGGGTAAAGACGTAAGGAGGCTTCTTGCGAACGCTGCCTATGCTAAAACCGAGGTCGAGTTCGATTATTGGTTGGATATTCTACGCTCGgaagacccggcgatgtgtgaATGGGCGAACCGGATTGAGTATTCATTGTGGACACAGTATTGCAATGAGGGCaggagattcggtcacatgaTGATGAATATCTCTGAGTGTGTGAATTCAATCCTTAAGGATGTGAGGAACCTTCCTGTCTGCTCGTTGGTGAAGGCAACGTATGGTAGGTTGGCCGAACTTTTTGTACGCAAGGGGAGAAAGGCGGAGGCCCAGCTGGCTaccggacaacaattcagtcaacACCTAGTGAAATATATCGAGGCCAATTTGAAGACGGCCAGGTGATTCACAGTTACTTTGTACGACAGGGACACCTCGGAGTACACCGTCGCAGAGACGACTCCTACTGGTTCTTTCTCCCTGGGTAGCTACAGGGTCTCACTTGGATCTCAGACATGTGATTGCGGATACTTCTAGgcacttcatttcccgtgtcCGCACACACTGGCATGCTGTGCCTACTCACGAGTCACTTGGCACTCCTACCTCCACCCTGTTTATAGTCTCAGCTCCATTTTTAGTGTTTATCGAATGAGATTCACACCTCCAATCCCAgagggtttctggccaccataTGCTGGGCCAACAGTGATACCGGACCCGAACAAGAGGCGTGCAAGGGAGGGTCGTCCCAGGTCTACTCGGATACGGACAaatatggacgaggcagatccgaaCCGGCCTAAGAGATGCGGCTTATGTCGGCAATCCGAACACACTCGTCGGAGATGCCCACAGGTCGGAGGACCCAAGCATACAGTCAGAGATGGGTAGGATTGGTTCTTTGTTGTTAGATGTACTAGTGTCCATTGTTcggacttttattttttaattaaaaaaattttctagtTACAAGTGCGTTAtatgccttttttttttaatgaatgtgAACTATTTCATAATAATATATTCCATGACCACGTACGTAGTAAACACAATAATTGAAGtttctaatataacaaaatttgCAACGTAAGTAAcggaaataatataaataagcAAAGAAAAATAGTTTTCATAGTGACTGATACAATTTAACCACTAAGAAACAGACACACATATCAACTGATAAACTAAATGACCCTACGAAACAACACACATAACCGAAATACATAAAGATAAGTATGTAGCATACGACACCGACAATGAAGTAACAAACACCATGATACACAAATCATCTAAACAGGTGCGATCCCGTGAAGCAATGTCGTGGAACCCGTGTCCTATGACCTCTCCGGATCAACAGCTCCTCATCCTCTATCTCATCCTCCTCATCCTCCGGGGGTGGCTGTGCAAGCCTCGTAGGCTAGACATGTAACGGCCGGAATGAAGAAGGCCCGGCAACTGAATGTGACCCAGCGGTAATTGCGAAAGGGGGTGTACCACCCAAGGCAAAATAGTAAGCAGGAGATACGGATGGAGGCTCATTCAGATCTACATCTAAATGTGCCTGTGACCCCGTCGTCTGACCCCCTCGACGACCAGCCTCATCCTCCTGCATGATGGCAGTGATCTCATCTAAGAAGTGCTCCCCACCATACTCTGCATCAAGACTATCACCGGAAAGAAAGTCTAAAAACATGGTACCCAGACTCACCCATGGTGTACTCTCCTGAAGTGTCTGGTCGTGACCGGGAACACCGACAAAGTAATCTCCAAGTGGCCCCTCTCCTAGTCTAGCGTCAACAGGTGCCGAAGAATCTCCCATACCAGACCCATACCACTCTCCACCAGCTCCGCCAGCATCGGGTATAACAACCCCCTGAGCAGCCCCTCCTGGAATGGCATCGTCACGATGATCACCCCCAACGTGGTGCGCTGCAGGCCCTCTCTGTCTGCCTCCACGACCTCGTCGTCGACCACAACCCCTACCTGCCTGGTCACCCTCCTCGATAACCTGGTCCAACCACCTCCACTCCCAGTCGCTACGTCGTGTCCTAACACGAGCTCTCCTGTCAACCCGACGCCTATCAAGAACGTCATAAACTCGGTCCATGTCGGGAACTCTACCGACACCCCTCTGTGTCGCCTCTACTGGAATAGAAATGTCTCTAGGATCCCCCAAGTACATCTTTGGTGACAAGAACCTCTTTCCGTTCTGACGCCACCAGTCCAAGAAGTCATGTGAAGGACCCGAGTCGGCAACAACGTCAAACCGAAGCACGTGCCCCGCACGTGTCTCCCAGTGAAGATGCCAGTGCTACAAATGGTGCGAGAACCAACGATCACCCCCTCTACCATCCTTCGACATCAagaagtcgatgttcagggcgggaCGGGGGCAAACCTGTACGCCTCCAAACTGCGGTAACACTCTATCAACCTGGTGCCACTCAACCACGCCAAAATATATCAGCGACGTGACAGAACGCCATAAGGCCGTATGACAAGGCTCCAACACCTCCGGATGGACAACCTGAACGACGTCGGGTGTGCTATATGGCATCCATATAAACTGAAAAAAGCATCTCAAATACATTAGAAGATAAATTTAGCTATAACTAAATTTACATTGACTCCGCAAAGGTTTTTTTCATACTCACATCTCTAGACTGTAACATGTCGATCCTCAACCGAGTCATCTGCACCCGAGGTCCCTTCTCGCTAATGCCAGGATTGTAACCTGACCACCTTCAAAGGCCATTAAGATACGAAGTCTATCATTAATGTGACGAACTAGTATAACATTACAGGCGAGaacttaaataaatagaataagtaaACATAATATAATGAGATAGTCGTACCTGGATGCCAGGGGCCAGCTAAACCCATCATACCCATCAGGCCGAAATCTAGGAAACCGTCAAAATATCCAGGACTGAAGTAACTGTAATGGCCCAGCTAACTTCACGACATGTCTGTTGGCCACTCGGCACATACACCGGTACAACCATGCAAACGCCGCCGACCCCGAACTGTAGCCACCCATCTTCTCAAGTCTAGCCACGTACGGTAGACATCTGATGTGAATACGATTGCCTgacttgtcggcaaacagctgggtgcccaacaacatcatgatataggcatGGGCATAGCGCCTAACTGTCGCCTCATCGGCCCCCTCGGGGCACTCTCCAAAAATCTCCTGGAACCAGGTGCAGTTCACTGCGAACTTTTGAATTTGGCTCGGGGGAGGTAAGGCACTGAGCAATTCCTGGAACCACTGCCAAGCTGGCCGGGCACCCTGTATGTATACGTGAAAATCTGTCAGGCAACCGCTGACGTAATGTCCGTCCATTGGCAACCCCAactggtacgccacgtcctgaagtgtgatcgtgcactctccgaacggcatgtgaaaagtgtgcgtctccggacgccaccTCTCGACGAATGCACTCACAAGCGGCTCGTCTAATCGGAATCATCTGTCGTTCAAtctcgcaagatggtataatccggccatctgcaagtacggaacgtacctCTCATCAAGTCGCATTCCCTGCTGCCGTCGCATACTCGATATGCAATGCCGGGGCTGCGCATTACATGGACCGCATGATTAGAACAAACTCAAATACCGGTTACAAATACAAATCAGGACATAAACAGCTAATAAATACCACATGCAAAAGGAGATATATTAAACCACTAGCAAAGCCGGATAGTCAAACCGCATCCAAAAAACCACTAGAAACAAAGCAGCCTAAAACCGCATACAAATATAAAACTAGCATAAACCAGTGGCAACTCCACTTACAAAAACCACCGGCCAAACCCACTTAAATTAACAACTACCAATACCACCTACGTAAATCGCTAACATAAACCATCAACAAAGCCGCATACAAAACCACTATACAAAaccgcatgcaaaaccactaTACAAAACCGCATGCAAAACCTCTTATATAAACCATTAGCAATACCACCTTCATAAACCACTTTCATAAAGTAATAACAAAAACCACTAAACATATACCGCTATCAAAaaccactaacctcgtcgttgatcaccCCGACGATATGAGCGACTCCATCCAAACGATACAGTCttgccggatcgtcccccatcgccTCAATATGCCTCTCGAGTCTTTCTCGTACAGattctgggtcgttttctctgagatttggtggGGTATGAGGATAGAAAACTGATTCGAATGAGTttggttcgaactccttatataggcaactcactagtaattcgaatcaactaaaTTCGAATTACCTAAAGTCACCAACAatgaataattcgaatcaatatgattcaaGCTCCTTAGTGTCACGTTCCCCTACTAATTCGAATCGATACAATTCGAATTATTCTTTTGTAATTCGATTcaagttgtttcgaattacatgcaaattTCAATGTTCTTAATTCGAACCATGTTGTTTCAAATTAGGTGCAAATATAGTTCGAACAATGTTAATTCGAATTACATTAAAATGATCATTGGTTAAAtgctgaaaattttttattttggctGATTTGCGTAAAATATTTCTCAACCTAACTTAAATGCGTTttttacctatatatatatatatatatatatatatatatatatatatatatatatatatatatacccaaatGGCTTCggccactttctttcttttttttttaactttaataataataataataataataataataataataataataataataataataataattttattttttttgaaatatcttattataataataaaaataatttaaaatttttaatagtttttaaatttaaggtattataaaatttaatttaattatttttagaagaataataatttttttaaaataaaataataaattattatttaattttttaaaaattcagaatgtTATAAATTGTTTATGAcattttaatgataaattatgaataatttattttgtaaaattgttaaattttaaattttattagtttaaaaattattaaatttaaaattttaaaattatatattaaattttttataattctctatatttaattaaaccgattTAACTACAATTCAactctaattaaattattatcagTTACTCAACCGGTTCGATAATTGGCTCGATTCTCACAGCATTAATTATAATTCACGAGATTtagcttttaaaaaaataactgcaattccttttaattttaaatttaaaatgaatCTAATCATAATTATTGAAATTGAActgaattaaaaataattttaaattaatgtttttaaataaaattatattaattaaaaattaaattgatatgatataaaaataataaaaaattatactaattttaatttgatctaaaaaatatatatttacttcgTTGCgaatgtaaacgagataataatgcatatatttttcatataaacTAAATATGTTTTGATTTCTAAACTGCATATATATAACCTAAAAATCGtgtcttatatatattattaaataaaatacttaatttatttatgttaaaaaaattattcaaaataaaataaaataaaatattttttctaaaataaaaataaaatttattatctattatatatataacacaagtTGAAAGAAATTTAATGTATAAATACTTTAGAATATAATGACAGTATATATACAAATCCATCATATTAATTTGATCGAACTGATTTTTCTTCGAATCTCCTATCTTGTTTAATTATTGAAGTTTACGGTGAACAttaccaaaaataaattaaacatgatATACAAttacatgtaaaaaaaaaaaagttgataattaacttattttttaaaattttaaaataattcaatTCACCTATAAAATTTAGTAGTACAATTTAAATATTATAGAAATGGATATGGATAACGGTATTGGAAAGAAACGAGTTGCTGCGTGGTATGAATATATTTTGCCACCTAAATAAGAAAGATACTTGTCTAAATCACAAGGTGAGATGAATGCATACGTGTacaacataaaagaaacaatAGCAAAACTGATTGTGTGAATAAAGCAGCAGCATAAGGAGATAAATCAATAACAGCATTGAATCTTACTAGAAAAAGAGGAGTCAGAAAAAAATCGTGACAAGAACCCAAATTTCAAAGAAAGAGACAAGTCAATATATAACAGCGTTAAATATTAATTCACATATAAAATTTAGAAGTCCCATAATATATCTATAGAAATGGATATATACAATAATGGAAGAACTAATTAACATAACGTTTTGCGTGGCATGAACCTATTTTGCCACGGAAACAAGAAGAGACACTCGTTTGATTCACAAGGTGAGACAAAGACGTATAAATATACAAATACAACATAAAAGAGCCAgaatacaagaagaagaagaaaaggcagGTGGATAACAACGTTGAATATTAATGGAAAAACAGGAGTCAAAGAAAAAACTCGGAGATGGATCCCAAATTTCAAGGATGGAGCCGGTTACACATGGTGCCTATGGTGGTGGAATGTACGGAACAGAAAAGgaccaacaagaagaagaaaaagataatcAGCAACAAACAAAGGCACCAGCAAGCGAGAGCCAAAGTGCTGATGGTCCCGTTGATAAAAATGTCATAAAATTCAAGCACCATCCTCCTTCTACTGGAGATCGAGATATAGACATTACTGGCCAATCTTATATCCAATAATTTACTCATGtaaaatcataattatcatactAGTACCAGTATTACAATTAATACATCTCCCTCCTTTATTTCCCTTTTCTGCCTAGTGCAATAGCCAATAAAATCAGCGTAATACATGTAGGGTACATATAGATATTTATAAGAAGTTTCATGTATGATATAAAttatctcttctttttatcctatttttccTTTTATCCGATGATACTAATATGAGTACGCACCTTTGTACAATTGTATTTAATACTCGACAAaataaaatggaagaagaagTAACAGAATGCTTACCGTTATTAATAAAAAACATGTGACCGCTtatctatttagtatttacaaTGGATCATTAAAACATGCATCTACAATAACAGTATAGAAATTCACTGTATATACCACATTCTCTATTCCTTGATAGTGTATCCGTTCTAAAAAATTGATAAAGTATTAATTCTACTAAATTGTGAATGGAGCTATAACTAtgaaagtagaaaaaaaaaaaggaaaaacagctGTTTTAAGTTCTAATCCAAACCCAGTTTACAAATCTGTATAACCGAAGGGGCATCCCAAATGGCAGttcgttttttaaattttaagaaacttTCGACGCACTCTTCCAAATCCATAGATCGAACTCTCTTTCGTTCACCAGCAAGTTTCTTTCCAACAACACGATCAAATATCTTCTCCCAACCAGCCTCCCATCTATCATGGGCATCGCACAGCTCAAGGGCCCCATGGGCCCAATGGGTCCAACTCCACTCCTTGTCCAGTGACTCCATCACACTCTCCACGCACTTCCCCTGGCACACGGGATTACACGGCCTGCATTTCGCCCCACTCAACGGGCCCGGGCTGACAAGCGCAGCCACTGGCACGCCGTATCGGGCCGGAGGAAAATCGTACCTACGGTCCGAAACAATGCAAAAGGGGAGAAGCTTGGTGAGATGGGCCAccttttgggtagttagttgggCTTTGAAGGCTGACTCTGAGTTGAGGTTGTTGAATCCGGCAGAGTCGAGTTTTGGAATGAGGGAAAGCCTAGACAATGCGACGGTTGAGGTTTTAATATCGCCGGCGCCGAAACGGTCGTTGAGGCCTCCGTACGAGGATCCAACTGGAACGAGGTACTTGCCTCTTACAAAGTTTTCTGGGCCGAGGGGTTTGTTCCAGTACCCATCAACTCTTGTTCGAACTACCCAATCGTAGGTGAAATTGTTCTTCTCTTGATATGATTTTATCATCTTTAAGCATCCTTCCACCAAGTTGAAATATTGAAGCAGCCCCTGCCAAAACATATTGAAAACACCAATTATTTGCACGTTAGCCCTAAAGTATTGACAAGTAGTGGAACAAAAAttcacattattttattttttgtgtcgACTAATTAACTAAGAAAAGACGCCAGTACCATTAGATCCACAAACGGCCTTTTCAAAAGTAATTTAATCATGTCATATGATTAATTCTAACATCTATACTAGATTAAAGCCCAAGAGAACATATTTTAAGCCATGATCCGTTTCTGTTCTTAGTAAGCGAAGTATGGTGTAGCATTCTAACTTTATTTACTGATCCAGCATTAAGAAATTCACCtaataatgattaaaaatatattcctgattagatatttattttaaacttatgatattatattatataaaattagagTAGGAACAGGTGATATTCGGATGAGAAGGAAAATACAGGGGAAGCTCAATATGGAACCCCAAGCTGCTGAATGAGATGTAGAgaatttttctcaaaattataTCAACATCATAGGACGAGATAATAATACCCTCCGGCATAAGAAAGCTGTGGTACACTTGCCAATAATTCAACCTGCTGTCCCTACACACATACACTCTCTCATAGGCTCATAGCTAGTTTCAACTCCTAAATAGTAAGTCCAGGTATACAGGtcattagaaataaatagaagGCTCTTATTGCCTTATTGGACAgttcgaaataataaaaaaagatgaatGTTTTAATAGTtataacttaaaataaaataagcaaTATGAAGCTTTTCTAACAGCTAGAGTTATGTTTGTGTgacgaataaaataaaatagtactgCAACTTTTGAAATGGACCGCTTCCCACTaaataagaaagaataaaaagaatatCTGCTATTCGATCACGGAGGAGGTTAACGCAGGCTAAGACACTAAGAGGCATTATTGATGACGTTATGAAATAAAAATCTTTGAATTCGTTGGGATTTTAAACGTAGAATTGTTGAATTGCAAGTGGAAACAAGCTACGGTTATTTGGTGATGACCTAAGAAGCACTACAAGGAacgttctttttatttttttttccctttttttttgggAATAGATGAACGTTCATTTTATGGCTTATTGTAACTTCAAGAGaccaagtaaattaaatgagagGCAAATTTCACTGCCAAGCAAACTCAACAAAATAATGCTGGAACAAATTATTCAACAGAAAATGTGAATAATCTAATCTAGAcagaattaaaaaacaaaaatggaagagaaattaaagaaaatatatatctAAAAAAGTTGTAAccaatatgagagagaaaaataaatacttaaatagTATATTATTTAGGTAAGAGATCATTTGAaagaattaatttgtatttattagtCAAAGGGAAAAGGTTTATATAGATATATTACCAATTTTATATCATggtcatattaataaaaatattgactaCAGCgattaaagaaaacaaaaataaaataaaagtgaagTAATGTTAAATAAGGAGTGCATTTTTTTCCTAACGGAAAAGAAATTTGTTAACACCCGGGACGGTTTGCCATATGCCATCCCATTTAGACACAAAAAAAAAGTACCATTCCATTTATAAAATATTGTTAGCCGCCTTTCACGTACTTAATTGGATAAATAGAGTGTTTAATGAAAAGTTTAATTTTCATGTACTTAATTAGATATTAGCTTATGAGAGATTTGCATTGACTAttattggctaacaatggatagAAATTAAATTCCTATTAAAAGtggtttatcaaaataataatagtGATTCCAAACTTTCCTACCACCACTTTCCGTaatatttttctcttctctctattattgaaaaatattctgTCCCCCTCAAGAATGACGATTGAAGTCGAAAGCTGCTTTTTAGCATCCGTAGTAATAGAC
This region of Arachis hypogaea cultivar Tifrunner chromosome 8, arahy.Tifrunner.gnm2.J5K5, whole genome shotgun sequence genomic DNA includes:
- the LOC112705693 gene encoding uncharacterized protein, translated to MLRSPRKISMPFTKLGWNLDWRFLVLIMALPLSLFFMFLSFPNPTTLTNFSAFYPVRHFMSIRFPLGTTTTAIMDDDSPPSPSKEELLRSRMAVCLVGGARRFELTGPSIIEMILKEYPNSDLFLHSPLDSDTYKFSLLNSAPKIAAVRIFQPQPLPENDSYVRVLSSMNSPNGVQGLLQYFNLVEGCLKMIKSYQEKNNFTYDWVVRTRVDGYWNKPLGPENFVRGKYLVPVGSSYGGLNDRFGAGDIKTSTVALSRLSLIPKLDSAGFNNLNSESAFKAQLTTQKVAHLTKLLPFCIVSDRRYDFPPARYGVPVAALVSPGPLSGAKCRPCNPVCQGKCVESVMESLDKEWSWTHWAHGALELCDAHDRWEAGWEKIFDRVVGKKLAGERKRVRSMDLEECVESFLKFKKRTAIWDAPSVIQICKLGLD
- the LOC112705694 gene encoding uncharacterized protein, which gives rise to MEKQESKKKLGDGSQISRMEPVTHGAYGGGMYGTEKDQQEEEKDNQQQTKAPASESQSADGPVDKNVIKFKHHPPSTGDRDIDITGQSYIQ